A part of Lujinxingia sediminis genomic DNA contains:
- a CDS encoding peptidase MA family metallohydrolase: MRERAKIVWAVMVAMACLWAVPVWGQSSLEDYRQAEAMLSAWQLDEAREAIDRLSEKEPGLAEVDYLEARYAFYDGDYERALERIDKALSAREVGSWQALREIIAETIAVTESYARHVSPSGRFEVFIEPGRDEVLLPYAFEALDAAYEELGEELGYFPSTPIRVEVYPRTATLAQVSMLTDEEIRTSGTIALCQYNRLMITSPRAVLRGYGWVDTLIHEYVHYVINRKTYNQVPIWMHEGLAKFLERRWRGEDEAQLSASSEHLLHTRLQADDLISFEAMHPSMAKLPSQEDAAVAFAEVYTTMEYLREKVGPGAFGELLDTINEGYGAQEAFARVLGTSWGRFEKDWRAYLHTRPVVEFEDEAEPFEERLVFEDERRSGGELDQVEAPGAQDHIKLGQMFQVRERFGAAVVQYEKATRLIGQRNPVLQGRLAQSLLATGEPQQAVDVLAEVRELYPGYVTTWLELGNAYLALGEYALAREALEEAARINPFDPGVHQGLGRAYSGLGEGAQAERARGAERLLQ; the protein is encoded by the coding sequence GTGAGAGAACGCGCGAAGATCGTTTGGGCGGTGATGGTGGCGATGGCCTGTCTGTGGGCTGTGCCGGTGTGGGGGCAGAGCTCGCTGGAGGATTACCGTCAGGCCGAGGCGATGCTATCGGCCTGGCAGCTCGATGAGGCCCGCGAGGCGATCGACCGGCTCAGCGAGAAGGAGCCGGGGCTTGCCGAGGTTGACTATCTGGAGGCGCGCTACGCCTTTTACGACGGCGACTACGAGCGTGCGCTGGAGCGCATCGACAAGGCACTCTCGGCCCGCGAGGTGGGGAGCTGGCAGGCGTTGCGCGAGATCATCGCGGAGACGATCGCCGTGACCGAGAGTTACGCGCGCCACGTCAGCCCCTCGGGGCGTTTTGAAGTATTTATCGAGCCGGGGCGAGATGAGGTGCTTTTGCCTTATGCGTTCGAGGCGCTGGATGCGGCCTACGAGGAGTTGGGGGAGGAGTTGGGCTACTTTCCCTCAACGCCGATTCGTGTGGAGGTGTATCCTCGGACGGCGACGCTGGCGCAGGTCTCGATGTTGACCGATGAGGAGATTCGTACCTCGGGCACGATTGCGCTCTGCCAGTACAATCGCCTGATGATCACGAGCCCGCGGGCGGTGCTGCGCGGCTACGGGTGGGTGGATACGTTGATTCACGAGTACGTGCATTATGTGATCAACCGAAAGACCTACAACCAGGTGCCGATCTGGATGCACGAGGGGCTGGCGAAGTTCCTGGAGCGGCGCTGGCGCGGGGAGGATGAGGCGCAGCTCTCAGCGAGCTCGGAGCATCTGTTGCATACGCGTCTGCAGGCCGATGATTTGATTTCTTTTGAGGCGATGCATCCCTCCATGGCGAAACTTCCCAGCCAGGAAGATGCGGCGGTGGCCTTTGCCGAGGTGTACACGACGATGGAGTATCTGCGCGAGAAGGTGGGGCCGGGGGCGTTCGGAGAGCTGCTCGATACGATCAACGAGGGCTACGGGGCGCAGGAGGCTTTTGCGCGCGTGCTGGGAACGAGTTGGGGGCGTTTTGAGAAGGACTGGCGCGCGTATTTGCATACGCGGCCGGTGGTGGAGTTTGAGGATGAGGCCGAGCCCTTTGAGGAGCGGCTGGTCTTCGAGGATGAGCGCCGAAGTGGCGGGGAGCTCGACCAGGTGGAGGCTCCCGGGGCGCAGGATCACATCAAGCTCGGGCAGATGTTTCAGGTGCGCGAGAGGTTCGGGGCGGCGGTGGTGCAGTATGAGAAGGCCACGCGTCTGATAGGCCAGCGCAACCCGGTGTTGCAGGGGCGGCTTGCGCAGAGTCTGCTCGCTACCGGAGAGCCGCAGCAGGCGGTGGATGTGCTGGCGGAGGTTCGGGAGCTCTATCCCGGCTATGTGACGACGTGGCTGGAGTTGGGCAACGCATATCTGGCGCTGGGTGAGTATGCGCTGGCGCGGGAAGCGCTGGAGGAAGCCGCGCGGATCAACCCCTTTGACCCCGGGGTGCATCAGGGCTTAGGCCGGGCGTACTCCGGGTTGGGAGAAGGTGCGCAGGCCGAGCGGGCGCGTGGGGCGGAGCGGCTGCTCCAGTGA